One segment of Neobacillus endophyticus DNA contains the following:
- a CDS encoding spore germination protein, which yields MPAIIGPVQIVNVSGGIVQFGDTIYISPKSGTKTFGGSGGFNTGGFVLTNNGLSGTNVLDTNLVDQPIVGNN from the coding sequence ATGCCAGCGATTATAGGACCCGTACAAATCGTGAATGTATCTGGGGGAATTGTGCAATTTGGCGATACTATATATATTTCACCAAAGTCAGGTACAAAAACCTTCGGAGGCTCTGGAGGTTTTAACACTGGCGGATTCGTTTTAACCAATAATGGCTTAAGCGGAACGAATGTACTTGACACCAATTTAGTCGATCAGCCAATTGTCGGAAACAACTAA
- a CDS encoding spore germination protein GerPE produces MLERLANVDFIHVKTFSYSSIFQIGDSRIINGFSRALAVQREAEVFYGNEGNLPSFDVIIKPITLPTITENLTLTFHNLPSVIKVKNINVKGFSNASVLHVGNSRNISMEARVKHIRQLLPHGHEHETR; encoded by the coding sequence ATGCTGGAACGACTAGCTAATGTTGACTTCATACACGTTAAGACTTTTTCTTACTCCTCTATTTTTCAAATCGGTGATTCACGCATAATAAATGGTTTTTCCCGGGCACTTGCGGTGCAGAGGGAAGCAGAAGTTTTTTATGGCAACGAAGGGAACTTACCATCTTTTGATGTCATCATCAAACCAATTACACTTCCTACCATCACAGAAAATCTCACATTAACTTTTCACAATCTTCCATCCGTTATTAAGGTTAAAAATATCAATGTAAAAGGTTTTTCGAACGCCTCCGTCTTACATGTAGGAAATTCAAGAAACATTTCAATGGAGGCAAGGGTAAAACATATACGCCAGCTTTTACCGCATGGGCATGAACACGAGACCCGCTAG
- a CDS encoding spore gernimation protein GerPD — MNFEVYNRELCVGNIKITGVSSSSIVMIGDTETIQLASAFDTPAESLIIGPFVPLAPDVTPGYAGTTS; from the coding sequence ATGAACTTTGAAGTATATAACAGGGAACTATGTGTAGGAAACATCAAAATTACTGGTGTCTCCAGCTCATCCATTGTCATGATTGGTGATACTGAAACGATTCAATTGGCCTCTGCCTTCGATACCCCTGCAGAATCATTAATTATTGGACCATTTGTGCCGCTGGCGCCGGATGTGACCCCTGGTTATGCTGGAACGACTAGCTAA
- the gerPC gene encoding spore germination protein GerPC has protein sequence MYQDIYQYLQWVQQYTQALERRIASLEQALQIMRAEIKQLDEKKSIHVDRIEYKFDQLKVETLEGTLTIGLNPNDLSGIEDFSVQNQALNTPMPPKAQMERSMKIEEAIYQYLESDLPQIIEETQKRLGIPPNESYLSFIKEDIVKQLPNRIDEHLKAAASDRSADSSTVDEQIIALLKQEIQNGVLTFLSNLPENLKGMKF, from the coding sequence ATGTACCAGGATATTTACCAATACTTGCAATGGGTGCAACAGTATACTCAAGCACTAGAAAGAAGAATCGCATCGCTTGAGCAGGCACTTCAAATAATGAGGGCAGAAATCAAGCAACTAGATGAAAAAAAATCCATTCATGTCGATCGAATTGAATACAAGTTTGACCAATTGAAGGTTGAAACGCTTGAAGGTACTTTAACCATTGGTTTAAATCCGAATGACTTATCAGGGATCGAGGATTTTTCCGTTCAAAACCAAGCTTTAAATACACCAATGCCTCCGAAAGCACAAATGGAAAGGTCTATGAAAATTGAGGAGGCCATTTATCAATATCTTGAATCAGATTTACCACAGATTATTGAGGAAACCCAAAAACGGTTAGGAATCCCTCCAAATGAATCCTATTTATCCTTCATTAAGGAAGACATTGTAAAACAGCTGCCTAATCGAATCGATGAACATTTGAAAGCTGCTGCAAGCGATCGTTCAGCGGACAGTTCTACCGTTGATGAACAAATTATTGCGCTTCTGAAGCAGGAAATTCAAAACGGTGTATTGACATTTTTGAGTAACTTGCCTGAGAACTTGAAGGGAATGAAATTCTAA
- a CDS encoding spore germination protein GerPB, with translation MNFYIQQSIHINFIKIGGITNSSVLQIGSAGIIKPAAYLYNTGGYTKPAPAAIKPGSVTAGQPSPELLAPAVPLQAPVR, from the coding sequence ATGAATTTTTATATCCAGCAGTCAATTCATATCAATTTTATTAAAATTGGCGGTATAACTAATTCCTCTGTTCTGCAAATCGGGAGTGCCGGAATCATTAAGCCTGCGGCCTATTTATATAATACCGGAGGATATACCAAACCGGCTCCGGCCGCAATTAAACCGGGCTCAGTGACAGCTGGTCAACCTTCACCCGAACTGCTTGCTCCTGCTGTTCCATTACAAGCACCGGTAAGATGA
- a CDS encoding spore germination protein → MPAIVGVAQVITLGNSSVFHIGDVYKIMPFAAAKTFSGAGSFNTGERLDVQNQYSSTNTYDPDTIDQSNTFNM, encoded by the coding sequence ATGCCAGCAATTGTTGGAGTTGCCCAGGTTATTACACTTGGGAACAGTTCTGTATTTCACATTGGGGATGTTTATAAAATTATGCCCTTTGCGGCTGCAAAAACCTTCTCAGGGGCAGGTTCCTTTAATACAGGAGAACGATTAGATGTCCAAAACCAATACAGCTCAACAAATACGTATGATCCTGACACTATTGACCAATCAAACACCTTTAATATGTAA
- a CDS encoding fumarylacetoacetate hydrolase family protein: MRFVTAEHNQKARVGILDTEGKKILFINDAEKARSEKEIYPSSLVECIALGDPFIEQVNDLVDWVQTSGNMDSLYIPIEEVKWLAPIPKPSKNIFCVGKNYAEHAIEMGSPEDIPEHIMVFTKAPTTVIGPNETILNHHLVTSQLDYEGELAVVIGKKGKEIKREEALDYVFGYTIINDVTARDLQARHKQFFIGKSLDTTCPMGPWIIDKSEIINPNRLNIETKVNGEVRQSSNTEKFIFPVEEIISVLSAGMTLEPGDIIATGTPAGVGKGFKPPKFLQPGDQVEITIEKIGTLTNKIQY, translated from the coding sequence ATGAGATTTGTAACAGCAGAACACAATCAGAAGGCACGGGTAGGGATCCTTGATACTGAAGGGAAAAAAATTCTTTTTATAAACGATGCTGAAAAAGCAAGGTCAGAAAAGGAAATTTATCCTTCTTCTCTCGTGGAATGCATAGCCTTAGGAGATCCATTTATTGAACAAGTAAATGATTTAGTGGACTGGGTTCAGACGAGCGGCAATATGGATTCTTTATACATACCAATTGAAGAAGTAAAATGGCTTGCCCCCATCCCAAAACCTTCCAAAAACATTTTTTGTGTAGGCAAAAATTACGCGGAGCATGCGATTGAGATGGGAAGTCCTGAAGATATTCCTGAACATATTATGGTGTTTACAAAAGCTCCAACAACAGTTATAGGTCCAAATGAGACGATTTTAAATCATCATCTAGTCACAAGCCAGCTTGATTATGAAGGAGAACTTGCTGTAGTGATTGGGAAAAAGGGCAAGGAAATAAAACGTGAAGAAGCACTTGATTATGTATTCGGATATACAATCATTAATGATGTCACTGCTCGGGACCTCCAAGCGAGGCATAAGCAATTTTTCATTGGCAAAAGCCTTGATACCACTTGTCCAATGGGGCCGTGGATTATTGATAAAAGCGAGATCATAAATCCCAATCGCTTAAATATTGAAACAAAGGTAAATGGGGAGGTTAGGCAAAGCTCCAATACAGAGAAATTTATTTTTCCTGTAGAAGAAATCATTTCTGTGCTATCAGCAGGAATGACCCTGGAACCAGGAGATATTATTGCAACAGGTACACCTGCTGGTGTTGGTAAAGGATTTAAACCGCCAAAATTCCTGCAGCCAGGTGATCAGGTCGAGATTACGATTGAAAAAATTGGCACATTAACAAACAAAATTCAATATTAA
- a CDS encoding DUF2777 domain-containing protein, whose amino-acid sequence MNRQQRIHLYDIQKRAYTEGTVEQINDQWIFFDEETEEAAMLEEYLQQEIEIFRLNRWKKGRLQEPGKIQIGNEVTMLRDHDLVRIRKHLVYSLERLLEGINDDAFVQFITTLNSLNFSIYDCIYCYNHLSFLSDEHRKDGVNFIVFDNQEQICNVQHHFCYYEKVNDRFEFTLNTGKRLVIEKLIS is encoded by the coding sequence ATGAATCGACAACAACGAATCCATCTCTATGATATTCAAAAAAGAGCATATACAGAAGGTACGGTTGAACAAATAAATGACCAATGGATATTTTTCGATGAAGAAACAGAAGAAGCGGCCATGTTAGAGGAATACCTGCAGCAAGAAATTGAAATTTTCCGGCTGAATCGTTGGAAAAAAGGCAGGCTGCAAGAACCCGGCAAAATTCAAATCGGAAATGAAGTAACCATGCTTCGCGACCATGATTTAGTCAGAATTCGAAAACATTTGGTCTATTCGCTCGAAAGGCTTTTGGAAGGGATTAATGATGATGCGTTTGTACAATTCATTACCACCCTCAACTCCCTGAATTTTTCGATTTATGATTGTATTTACTGTTACAATCATCTATCCTTTCTTTCTGATGAACATCGGAAGGACGGAGTGAACTTCATTGTTTTTGATAATCAAGAACAAATTTGCAATGTCCAGCATCACTTTTGTTACTATGAAAAGGTTAATGACCGGTTTGAATTCACCCTTAATACCGGAAAACGTCTTGTTATTGAAAAACTAATTTCCTAA
- the asnB gene encoding asparagine synthase (glutamine-hydrolyzing), which produces MCGISGWIDFQKDMSKETAVITKMAKTLAKRGPDETNIWTDTNAGFGHKRLIVVDPAGGRQPMSREKANHLYTICYNGELYNTEDIRKILLTKGYSFKGHSDTEVLLNAYIEWAEECVNHLNGIFAFAIWDQKRDQLFIGRDRLGVKPLFYKEHLQGILFSSEIKAILAHPGVKTEIDHEGLAQVFGLGPSRAPGSGVFKGIKELRPGHALTFSKNGLKVWRYWNVKSEAHKENAEETAEHVRFLVSDAVKRQLVSDVPLCTFLSGGLDSSIITAIAAQGFEEQGKGQLHTYSIDYEGNQQYFTSNEFQPDADGKYIQMVKERFGTNHHNKTISQQQLAQDLIESVHVRDLPGMADVDSSLLWFCKEIKKDFVVSLSGECADEIFGGYPWFRRQQDLEREGFPWMRSVNERQNLLRSHWHERLKLKEYTLDQYQQTIAETPRFDGESLEESKRRELFYLNMIWFMTTLLDRKDRMSMGASLEVRVPFADHRLVEYVWNIPWDMKMYRGREKGILRKAFEGILPEDVLYRKKSPYPKTHNPEYTVLIQKWLRDIVKDRSSALHEFFQKEMLEAMVETGGASFKEPWFGQLMTGPQLLAYLVQLHTWFKEYNINIVN; this is translated from the coding sequence ATGTGTGGTATATCAGGCTGGATTGATTTTCAAAAAGATATGAGTAAAGAAACGGCTGTCATAACAAAAATGGCAAAGACACTGGCAAAGAGAGGTCCTGATGAAACAAACATCTGGACGGATACAAATGCCGGATTCGGGCATAAAAGGCTGATCGTGGTGGATCCGGCAGGCGGAAGACAGCCAATGTCCAGGGAAAAAGCAAATCATCTTTATACGATTTGCTACAATGGAGAATTATATAATACGGAAGATATTCGCAAAATTCTCCTTACTAAAGGATATTCTTTTAAAGGTCATTCTGACACTGAAGTCCTGTTAAATGCCTATATAGAATGGGCGGAAGAATGCGTGAATCATTTAAATGGCATTTTCGCTTTTGCGATTTGGGATCAAAAACGTGATCAACTGTTTATTGGGCGGGATCGATTAGGCGTGAAGCCGTTATTCTATAAAGAACATTTGCAAGGAATTTTGTTTTCGTCTGAAATCAAGGCGATCCTTGCTCATCCTGGAGTGAAAACTGAAATTGACCATGAAGGCCTTGCGCAGGTCTTTGGTTTGGGCCCATCAAGAGCTCCAGGATCTGGTGTTTTTAAAGGAATCAAAGAGCTGAGACCAGGCCATGCACTCACATTCTCGAAGAACGGTCTGAAGGTTTGGCGCTACTGGAATGTAAAAAGTGAAGCACATAAGGAAAATGCAGAAGAAACAGCTGAGCATGTCCGTTTTCTTGTCAGTGATGCCGTGAAAAGGCAACTTGTATCAGATGTGCCGTTATGTACATTTTTATCGGGCGGGCTGGATTCAAGTATTATTACAGCCATTGCTGCGCAAGGCTTTGAAGAACAGGGAAAAGGACAGCTTCATACGTATTCAATTGATTATGAGGGAAATCAACAGTACTTCACCTCAAATGAATTTCAGCCGGATGCAGACGGTAAATATATTCAAATGGTGAAAGAGCGATTTGGAACGAATCATCATAACAAGACCATTTCTCAACAGCAGCTGGCACAAGATTTAATCGAATCTGTTCATGTGAGAGATTTGCCTGGGATGGCAGATGTCGACTCCTCCTTACTTTGGTTTTGCAAGGAAATTAAAAAGGATTTTGTTGTCAGTCTTTCAGGGGAATGTGCAGATGAAATCTTTGGCGGGTACCCGTGGTTCCGCCGTCAACAGGACCTAGAAAGAGAAGGGTTTCCATGGATGCGCTCGGTAAATGAGAGGCAGAACTTACTAAGGTCTCATTGGCATGAAAGATTAAAATTGAAAGAATACACTTTGGATCAATATCAACAGACCATTGCAGAAACACCGAGATTCGATGGAGAAAGCCTGGAAGAATCAAAGCGAAGAGAATTATTCTATCTCAATATGATCTGGTTTATGACAACGCTTTTGGATCGGAAAGATCGGATGAGTATGGGTGCAAGCCTAGAAGTAAGGGTTCCATTTGCGGATCATCGCCTTGTGGAATATGTATGGAATATTCCTTGGGATATGAAGATGTATCGCGGAAGAGAAAAAGGAATTTTAAGAAAGGCTTTCGAAGGCATATTGCCGGAGGATGTTTTATATCGGAAAAAAAGCCCTTATCCAAAAACGCACAATCCAGAGTATACGGTGTTAATTCAAAAGTGGCTGCGGGACATAGTAAAGGATCGATCTTCAGCATTGCATGAATTTTTTCAAAAGGAAATGCTTGAAGCGATGGTGGAAACTGGAGGAGCTTCTTTTAAGGAGCCATGGTTTGGCCAATTAATGACAGGGCCGCAGCTATTAGCATACCTTGTACAGCTTCACACATGGTTTAAGGAATATAATATAAATATCGTCAATTAG
- a CDS encoding SDR family oxidoreductase codes for MSNNQKKRTFPPQHQNHQPGFESEMNPKPVSINKSYKAAGKLTEKKAIITGGDSGIGKAAAILFAKEGADVAIVYLDEHQDAEETKQLIEKEGRKCLLFSGDIGDEDFCKDVVHKTIDEFGKLDILVNNAAEQHPQNSLLNITSAQLEKTFRTNIFSYFYMTKMALPYLKSGAAIINTASITAYEGNETLLDYSATKGAIVTFTRSLAKSLAPLGIRVNGVAPGPIWTPLIPSTFSADQVATFGSDTTMGRAGEPYELAPSYVFLASEDSSYISGQMIHVNGGKIVNG; via the coding sequence ATGAGCAATAATCAAAAGAAAAGGACATTTCCGCCGCAGCATCAAAATCATCAGCCCGGTTTTGAAAGTGAGATGAATCCGAAACCTGTCTCTATCAATAAAAGTTATAAAGCGGCCGGAAAATTAACTGAAAAAAAAGCAATTATTACCGGAGGCGATAGCGGAATTGGGAAAGCTGCAGCCATTTTATTTGCAAAAGAAGGGGCAGATGTAGCAATCGTCTACCTAGACGAACATCAAGATGCTGAAGAAACAAAACAGCTGATTGAAAAGGAAGGTAGAAAATGCCTCCTATTTTCAGGTGATATCGGGGACGAAGATTTCTGTAAAGATGTCGTACATAAAACTATTGATGAGTTCGGCAAGCTGGATATTCTTGTCAATAATGCCGCTGAGCAGCATCCGCAAAACAGCCTGCTGAATATTACTTCAGCTCAACTTGAAAAAACGTTTCGCACGAACATCTTTTCCTATTTTTATATGACCAAAATGGCTCTTCCCTACTTAAAAAGTGGAGCAGCCATTATTAATACTGCATCGATAACTGCCTATGAGGGCAATGAAACATTATTGGATTATTCTGCGACAAAAGGAGCAATTGTCACCTTTACACGCTCATTAGCAAAATCATTGGCGCCACTTGGCATTCGAGTGAACGGTGTGGCTCCCGGCCCGATTTGGACGCCGCTTATTCCTTCGACGTTTAGTGCTGACCAAGTAGCGACTTTTGGATCGGACACCACGATGGGACGGGCAGGAGAACCGTATGAACTTGCTCCAAGTTATGTATTCCTTGCTTCAGAAGATTCCTCCTATATTAGCGGGCAAATGATTCATGTGAACGGTGGTAAAATTGTAAATGGCTAA